The Natrarchaeobius halalkaliphilus DNA segment CTGACGACTTTCATTAGGTTCGGTGCGGTGTAATCGACCTTGACACCGGCTTCGTCGCAGGCCTCGTAAACGAGCTGTGGAACGTCGTAGAGGTCCGTTCCGCTCGAGACGCGGACGCGAACCGGTGCCCGAAGCGCCTCTGCGAACGCGACCGTCTCGCGGGCCTTCTCCAGGTTCTCGCGAGCGCTCGCTTCCACCGACGAGACGTTCGCCCGGGAGGTTCCGAGCGCGTCAGCGATGTCGGCCTGTGAGATGCCGCGTTCGCGGAGAGCAAGCACCTGCGCCTGACGGTGCGTCAGAACGCTCGTCTCCGGCTCGAAACCGATCTCCTCGAGTAACTCCTCGGTGTCGTCGATCATACCGTTCGCCTCCGGCGGCGGTCGAACGGGTCCGGAGAGAGTCGCGCGTGCATACCAGGCAATAACCGGTGGAGGGATCAAAGCTTCCCCGGTCCGTCCGCGGGGAGAGTCGTGATTTCATCGGCCGTCGGACTCGATCGACCGACGTTTTTAGGCTTCCCCCCGAAGGGACGGTATGGACCGCAAAGAGTTTCGCGACCTCGCTGATCCGGCGGAGGCACACGAGACCATCGCGTCGCTATCGCTCGAGGCCGGGATCGATCGCGTCTCGCTCGAGGACGCTCGCGGGCGAGTGCTCGTCTCGCGTCTCGACGCCGAACTCGACGTTCCCGGCTTCGACCGGGCTTCACTCGACGGCTACGCGCTTCGAGCGCGGGACACGTTCGGGGCCGACGAAGCCGATCCCGCCCGACTCTCCGTCGCCGGAACCGTCCACGCCGGACAGGAGCCGGACGTCTCGCTCGGGGAGGGACAGGCCGCAGAGATCTCGACGGGTGCGGTGATGCCCGACGGCGCCGACGCGATGGTGCCGATCGAGCGCATCGACGCTGCGAACGGAGCGGCGGGCGACGCCGCGCCGGGAACGATTCTGGTTCGAACGAGCGTCGCGCCCGGTGACAACGTCATGTTCGCGGGCGCTGACGTCGCCGCCGGCGAGCGCGCACTCGGTCCCGGCGCGCGGATCACGCCCCGCGATATCGGTCTGCTTTCGGCGCTCGGAATCGACGAAATTCCGGTCCGGGGTCGGCCGCGAGTCGGTATCGTCTCGACAGGCGACGAGCTCGTCCGACCGGGCGAGGACGTCGACAGCGCCCGCGGGGAGATCTACGACGTCAACAGCTACACGATCGCGGCTGGCGTCGAGGACGCGGGCGGCGAGGCGGCACTCTACCCGCACGCCGGTGACGACCGCGAGGAGATGGAACGCGTTCTCCGGACGGCCGCGGACGAGTGCGATCTTGTCCTCTCGTCCGGCTCGACCAGCGCGAGCGCGGTCGACGTGATCTACCGCGTGATCGAGGACGGGGGCGAGCTACTACTCCACGGCGTGAGCGTCAAACCCGGAAAACCCATGCTCGTCGGACGGCTCTCGGAATCGGCGTACGTCGGTCTCCCCGGCTACCCCGTCTCGGCCATGATGGTCTTTCGGAGCTTCGTCGCCCCGGCGATCCGCTCCGCCGCCGGATTGCCAGAGCCCGCGGCGGCCAGGGTCACCGGCCGGATGGCGCGCGAGGAACGCTACGGAGAGGGGCGACTTCGACTCATGCCGGTCGGACTTATTCAGAGTGGATCCGATTCAGCGACCTCGAGCGACGATCAGCCGGAGGGTGACACGCTCGTCTATCCCGTAGACAAGGGAAGCGGCGCGACGACGAGCCTCGCACAGGCCGACGGCGTCGTCGAAGTCGATCCGGAAACCGACTACCTCGAGGCGGGCGAATCCGTCACGGTACAGCTGTTCTCGCCGGACGTGCACCCGCCGGCGCTACTCGGCGTCGGCGAGGACGATCCGACCATGAACCGGCTGCTCGATCGCCTCGAGAACGCGCGGTATCTCTCGGTCGGTTCGCGGCCCGCGCTTCGACGACTCCGCGACGGCGTGCCCGACGTGGCGGTCATCGCCGGGCCGATCGAACGGGCGATCGACGCCGCGGAACTCGGCGGCTGGGGCCGGGAGTGGGGGCTGATCGTCAAACCGGGAAACCCGGACGAGATCGAGGGACTGTCCGACCTGATCGAACGCGATATCCGTTTCGTCAACCGGACCAACGACTCGGGCACCCGCACGAGTCTGGATCGCCTGCTGGCGGAGCGGTCGCACGACGAGGGGGTTGCGCGCAACGATCTCGAGGACGCGATCGACGGATACGGCGTCGGGCTCCGAGCCCACGAAAGTCCCGCCCGAACGGTCATCGCCAGCGACGCCGACGCCGGACTGGGGCTCGCAGAAACGGCCGACCGGCTCGACCTCGCGTTCGTTCCGCTTGGAACACACCGGGTGCGACTCCTCGCGAACCCGGATCGTCTCGAAAAGCCCGAGATGCGCGAACTCGAGGAGATGCTCGCCGCCGAAGCGTTCCCCCCTGGGACGGAATTTCAACGAGAGTGACCGTCAGGATTGCCTGAACAGCGGTTTTTACGTTCCGGTGGTGTACGAACGGTGATGTCGACGATAGCCGAGCTCCGGTTTCCAGTACCGGATACGACACTCGAGACGGCCTTCGAGTACGCGCCCGACGCGACGTTCGAACTCGAGTCGTCGGTTTCGAAAACCCGGCCCTGTCTCTGGGTCTCCGGCGTCGATCGCGATCTGGCGGTGGCATCGTTCGACGCTGATCCGACCGTCGAGGCGTGCGAACTCGTCGTCGAAACGAACTCGAGACTGCTGTTCGACGTAACGTTCGGCGACGGCGCTGGAATCGACCAGCTCTGTGATCCGCTGCTCTCCGACGGCGGCTCGTTGCTCGAGGCGTGGGCGACCGACGGCTGGTGGCAGGTTCGAGTTCGGTTCCCCGATCGAGACGCACTTTGTAACGCCTACGACCGGCTCGTCGATCGCGATATCAACGCCGATCTTCGGCGCGTGACCGACGTGACCGACACGGCGGAGCCCGAGACGAGGCTGACGCCACAGCAACGCGAGGCGCTCGAGGCCGCCCTCGAGTACGGCTACTTCGAGATCCCCCGACGGATCTCGATGGAGGAGCTCGCGGCCGAACTCGGAATCTCTCACCAGGCACTCTCCGAGCGGTTCCGTCGAGCCTACGAGACGCTGGTCGACGAGGAACTCCAGCCCGTTGGCGAGCGATCGGCCGCCGAATGAACCGGCCGTAGAACGGTGATCGACGGTGGTACCGGAACGGTACTACTCTTGATGACGATTCGATTGCGCGATTGGGCGACCGTCCACCCGGCCACGACGTAGTCGGTGAGGGGGAGACTATTTTCCTCGACTCACACCTCGAAGATCACGGAGAACCGACCTCGAGTCGCGCCCCCAGTTCGGGCGCGCTCGCGTCGAACCCGTCCGCTCGCAGTTCCGCGGCGAACGCCTCACACCGGTCGCCGTGATTGACGAGCACCGTGTCATTTCGGTAGGACTCGAGGAACGAGCGCAGGCCGGTTCGATCGGCGTGCGCGGAGAAATCGAACTGTTCGACCTGGGCGCTGACGGGCATAACCCGTCCGTCGATCTCCGCGCTACCGGTCTCGAGGAGGTCCCGACCGGGCGTTCCCTCGACCTGATACCCCGTCATTGCGATCTTGTTCACCGGATGCGAGCGGATCTCCGGGACGTAGGTCATCGCGGGGCCGCCGTGGAGCATCCCGCTCGTGGTGACGACGACCGTGTTTTGGGCCGCGATTCGCTTGCGTTGGCCGTCCCGGCCGTCGACGAAGCGAGCGTTCCCTTTCGCCCGCCGCAAGAGGTCTGGGTCGCGAAGGAACGCGCGGTTTTCCGCCCGCAAGAACAGTTCGGTGACGCGTTTTCCCATTCCGTCGACGTAACACTCGAGGTCGTGTTCCTCGCAGAGACACAGCACCTCCTGGGTGCGCCCGATGGCGAAGGCGGGAACGACGACGGTGCCGCCCTCCCAGATCGTCGTCCGCAGGCTTTCTGCGAACCCGGCTTCGATCTCCGCTCGCGGTCGGCGGGCGGTATCCGCGTACGTACTCTCACAGATCACGACGTCGGCGTTCGGACGCGCCGTCGTTCCGGCGAGCAGTTGCTGGTCGCCGGTGTGGAAGTCGCCGGTGTAGAGCAGCCGCGTCCCGCCGTCGGCCCCGGGTCGGCCGCTCGAGAAGCCGTTATCCTCGATCAGAACGTGGGCGCTGCCGGGGACGTGGCCCGCATCGAAGAAGGTAATCTCGTAGCCCGCGGCCTCGAACGGCTCGCGGTAGCCGTGGGTCTCCGAAACCTGTGTGAGCCGGGCGAGTTCGGCCTCCGTGAACGGACAGTCGTAGGTTCCGCCGTGGAGCTTCAGCGTGTCGCGGGCGAGGACCATCGCGAGGTCGCGTGTCGGCGGCGTCCAGTGAACCGGAGGACGGCCGTCGCCCGACAGCAACGAGGGCAGCGATCCGACGTGGTCGAGGTGGCCGTGGCTCACGATGACCGCCTCCGGATCGACATCGCCGATCGGAAACGACGGGGGGTTCCCCGAATCCATCCCGAAATCGAGCAGGAGCCGGTCGTCGACGAGGATCGCACTCCGACCGATCTCGCGGGCTCCACCGAGAAACTGAACCTCCATCGCGGAGGGATTGGGACTCGAGTGGTTTGCACCCGTCGGTTTCGGCGGCCGTGTCGCGCCGTCGATTCACCTGGCGAGCTTGTTCACACGATCAGAATCCGATCCTCGAGAACGGGCCAAACCCTATATGGGCGTCGGGAAACTGATCGGTTTCATGAACGCTGCCGAGGCCGCCCGGACGTGCGATGCCGTCTTCGGGGAGATTCAGACCGCCGTCGTCGGTGAACACGACCGCTTCGAGACGATCCTGACGGCCGTCGTCGGGCAGGGCCACGTCCTCCTCGAGGACGTGCCCGGAACCGGAAAGACCCTGACTGCGCGGACGCTCGCGACGGCGCTGGACCTCGAGTTCAGCCGGATTCAGTTCACGCCGGATCTGCTGCCGGCGGACATCACGGGAACGCACGTCTACGACGAACACGCGGGCCGATTCGAGTTCGAGGCCGGACCGATCTTCGCGAACGTCGTCCTCGCGGACGAGATCAACCGCGCGCCGCCGAAAACGCAGGCGGCGTTGCTCGAAGCGATGGGCGAAAAGCAGGTTTCGACCGGCGGCGAAACCCGAACGCTCCCGGAGCCGTTTTTCGTCATCGCGACGCAGAACCCGGTCGAACAGGAGGGAACGTTTCCGTTGCCCGAGGCACAGATCGACCGGTTCATGATAAAGACGACGATGGGGTATCCCGACCGCGACGGGGAACTCGAGCTACTCGATCGCCGCGCGAGTCGACGCTCGCGAACGCCGAACGTGTCCCCCGTCATCGACCGGGAGTCCGTTCTCTCGCTGCAGTCGGTTCCCGAGTCGGTCGCCGTCGAACCCGAGGTCCGGGAGTATCTCGTCGATATCTGTCGTTCGACCCGCGAGGACGACCGCGTCGACGTCGGTATCTCGCCGCGTGGCGTCCAGCGGCTGTTCGAAGCGACGCGAGCCCGCGCGGCGATCGTTGGACGGGACTACGTGGCACCGGAAGACGTCCACGCGATCGTTCACCCGGTGCTCGATCACCGGATCGTCCTGACGACCGAGTCGGACGTGCGTGGCGTCGATCCGACGGCGGTCGTCGAGACCGCACTGAACGACGTCTCGGTGCCGTCGATGAGCGTGTGAAGGACCGACGGTCCCTGACTCGACGAAGTGACTACGGAATCCCAGTCGCGAAACGACCGCGAGCTATCTGTCAACGACCGCTCGACTTGCGAGATACGTCGGAAACGGGACATCCGCAGTATCCGTCAGCCGCGGAGTGCCCAGGAAACGAGAACGACCGCGAGCAGTCCCGTTCCGAGGGCGATCGCGGCGTTCGTCGGGTCGGAGATCTGCGCTCCCGAAACCCACCGATAGAGCGCGATGGTTCCACCGGCGACGACGGCACCGGAGAGCAGCGTTCCCCCGACGTGAACCATCTCGGCGCGGACGGTCTCGGCACCACGGCCCAGTTCCGCCCGGACGCCGTCGGCGTACTCTCCGATGTCCCAGATCACGAACGCGAAGGCGGCGGCGACGACGCCGAGTTCGATCCGATCGACGACCGCGAGACCGACGGCGAGTACGAACACGGAACCGGCCGCGAGCGCACCGCCGATCGCGCGTGCGGGCACCAGCCGGAACACCCGCACCATCGTCACGGTCGATAGCACCGACGAGAGGGCGAACAGTGCGAGGACGAGAACGGCCGCGGCCAGTGCGAACGGTGGGAACGACGCCAGAAGCTCGAGAACCGACGGTGGAGCCGTTCCCTCGAGCACCGCCGCCGGATCGACGGCCAGAACGGCGTCCGAGAGCGCGAACGCGAGGACCACTGCGACGAGAGCCCCGCCGATCGCCGGTCCGGACACTCGCGCGAGGACGACGGCGATATCGCGGCGGAGCGTTCGTCGACCCCACTCGAGAGCGGCGAGTGAGACGGCCAGCCCGAACAGCGAGAGCAGCCCGAGTCGGATCGACGAGTCCGTCACGAGGGTCGCGATGGCGATTCCGATCGGATGGGGAAGTTCAGCGACAACGGCGGGCGGCGTCAGGGGAACCTCCTCGATCCGTTCCGTCACGGTTGGGGTGACGAACGCCGCGAGCGCAAGGGCTATCGCGAGCCGAATCGCGTACGAGCACACCCGCGTGGCTGTGGCGACCGCGTCGGAAAACGCGGTCCGACGATCCGGCGGGATGACGCGCTCGAGTGGAACGTACGCGAGACAGTAGCTCGTCGACAGCGCGGCACCGAACAGGAGACCAGCGAACCAGACGACCGCCCACGATCCGTCGGCAACGACGAGGACGTTCCAGATCGCATCCAAGGTGTCCGCCGCCGCGGTACCGGCGCGCTCGCGGGCGGTCGATTCGGGGAGTATCCGAGCGACGACGACGGCTCCGACGCCGACGGCGGCGAGCATCGTTCCGGTCGCACCCCGTCGCGCACCGCCGTGTCCGAGACGGTGCCAAGAGACGAGTCCCGACGCGAGCCCGGCCACGACGAGCGCCCACACGGTCAGTCCGGCGAAGAGGCCAACGCCGCCGGAGACGACGAGCGCACCCGCCAGCACGGCCGGCGAGACCATCAGGAGCGCCGTCGGAACCGAGACGATGCCGCCCACCGTCCGGACGATCGGCCGATCGCTGGCGAGCAACACCGTCGCGAGCGCGGCGACCAGCCCTGCGACGGTCGCGAAGACGGCGAGAGCGGTGCCGACCAGCGCCGAACCCACCACGACCGCGACGGCGAGCGTACAGCCGATCGTCGCGACGTCGCTCGCCGTCGGTCGGGCGAGTGCCGTGCGGACCTGTTGGACCGTCGACGAGAGGAGAGCCCGGCCCTCCCGTCTGAGCCGATCGGTCGTCACTGCGCCCCCCTCCCTCCTGAGCCGCCCGCTCGCCCGGCGTTTTCTCCCCTTTCGCGAAACGCGCGCGCGAGATCGACGGAGATCGGATCCTGGAGATTCCAGTCGACGACCGGAACGCCGACGCTTCGAAGCTCGTCGATTCGGTTGGTCCGGACGAGACCGGCGATTCGAGCACCCGGTGGAACCGACCGTGAGGCGACGCCGGTCGTCAGA contains these protein-coding regions:
- a CDS encoding Tfx family DNA-binding protein; translation: MIDDTEELLEEIGFEPETSVLTHRQAQVLALRERGISQADIADALGTSRANVSSVEASARENLEKARETVAFAEALRAPVRVRVSSGTDLYDVPQLVYEACDEAGVKVDYTAPNLMKVVSDAAGSAVSGRQVTTPLIVGVTSDGMVRVRHQE
- a CDS encoding helix-turn-helix domain-containing protein, coding for MSTIAELRFPVPDTTLETAFEYAPDATFELESSVSKTRPCLWVSGVDRDLAVASFDADPTVEACELVVETNSRLLFDVTFGDGAGIDQLCDPLLSDGGSLLEAWATDGWWQVRVRFPDRDALCNAYDRLVDRDINADLRRVTDVTDTAEPETRLTPQQREALEAALEYGYFEIPRRISMEELAAELGISHQALSERFRRAYETLVDEELQPVGERSAAE
- a CDS encoding DUF7519 family protein, yielding MTTDRLRREGRALLSSTVQQVRTALARPTASDVATIGCTLAVAVVVGSALVGTALAVFATVAGLVAALATVLLASDRPIVRTVGGIVSVPTALLMVSPAVLAGALVVSGGVGLFAGLTVWALVVAGLASGLVSWHRLGHGGARRGATGTMLAAVGVGAVVVARILPESTARERAGTAAADTLDAIWNVLVVADGSWAVVWFAGLLFGAALSTSYCLAYVPLERVIPPDRRTAFSDAVATATRVCSYAIRLAIALALAAFVTPTVTERIEEVPLTPPAVVAELPHPIGIAIATLVTDSSIRLGLLSLFGLAVSLAALEWGRRTLRRDIAVVLARVSGPAIGGALVAVVLAFALSDAVLAVDPAAVLEGTAPPSVLELLASFPPFALAAAVLVLALFALSSVLSTVTMVRVFRLVPARAIGGALAAGSVFVLAVGLAVVDRIELGVVAAAFAFVIWDIGEYADGVRAELGRGAETVRAEMVHVGGTLLSGAVVAGGTIALYRWVSGAQISDPTNAAIALGTGLLAVVLVSWALRG
- a CDS encoding AAA family ATPase codes for the protein MNAAEAARTCDAVFGEIQTAVVGEHDRFETILTAVVGQGHVLLEDVPGTGKTLTARTLATALDLEFSRIQFTPDLLPADITGTHVYDEHAGRFEFEAGPIFANVVLADEINRAPPKTQAALLEAMGEKQVSTGGETRTLPEPFFVIATQNPVEQEGTFPLPEAQIDRFMIKTTMGYPDRDGELELLDRRASRRSRTPNVSPVIDRESVLSLQSVPESVAVEPEVREYLVDICRSTREDDRVDVGISPRGVQRLFEATRARAAIVGRDYVAPEDVHAIVHPVLDHRIVLTTESDVRGVDPTAVVETALNDVSVPSMSV
- a CDS encoding molybdopterin biosynthesis protein, whose amino-acid sequence is MDRKEFRDLADPAEAHETIASLSLEAGIDRVSLEDARGRVLVSRLDAELDVPGFDRASLDGYALRARDTFGADEADPARLSVAGTVHAGQEPDVSLGEGQAAEISTGAVMPDGADAMVPIERIDAANGAAGDAAPGTILVRTSVAPGDNVMFAGADVAAGERALGPGARITPRDIGLLSALGIDEIPVRGRPRVGIVSTGDELVRPGEDVDSARGEIYDVNSYTIAAGVEDAGGEAALYPHAGDDREEMERVLRTAADECDLVLSSGSTSASAVDVIYRVIEDGGELLLHGVSVKPGKPMLVGRLSESAYVGLPGYPVSAMMVFRSFVAPAIRSAAGLPEPAAARVTGRMAREERYGEGRLRLMPVGLIQSGSDSATSSDDQPEGDTLVYPVDKGSGATTSLAQADGVVEVDPETDYLEAGESVTVQLFSPDVHPPALLGVGEDDPTMNRLLDRLENARYLSVGSRPALRRLRDGVPDVAVIAGPIERAIDAAELGGWGREWGLIVKPGNPDEIEGLSDLIERDIRFVNRTNDSGTRTSLDRLLAERSHDEGVARNDLEDAIDGYGVGLRAHESPARTVIASDADAGLGLAETADRLDLAFVPLGTHRVRLLANPDRLEKPEMRELEEMLAAEAFPPGTEFQRE
- a CDS encoding MBL fold metallo-hydrolase, with the protein product MEVQFLGGAREIGRSAILVDDRLLLDFGMDSGNPPSFPIGDVDPEAVIVSHGHLDHVGSLPSLLSGDGRPPVHWTPPTRDLAMVLARDTLKLHGGTYDCPFTEAELARLTQVSETHGYREPFEAAGYEITFFDAGHVPGSAHVLIEDNGFSSGRPGADGGTRLLYTGDFHTGDQQLLAGTTARPNADVVICESTYADTARRPRAEIEAGFAESLRTTIWEGGTVVVPAFAIGRTQEVLCLCEEHDLECYVDGMGKRVTELFLRAENRAFLRDPDLLRRAKGNARFVDGRDGQRKRIAAQNTVVVTTSGMLHGGPAMTYVPEIRSHPVNKIAMTGYQVEGTPGRDLLETGSAEIDGRVMPVSAQVEQFDFSAHADRTGLRSFLESYRNDTVLVNHGDRCEAFAAELRADGFDASAPELGARLEVGSP